GGACTAGAAGAGTTTATCATTACCAAATCATTCGAGAGTGATGGATACTCCATGTTGAGTTAGAAAAAGGCACTTCATCATTGCCCATGTTGTGGTCAAATTACCGACCGTGTGCATGATTATCGGATACAGAAGATCAAACATGACCTTATTTTTGGCTGGCGAACGGCCTTATTTTATCGAAAACGTCGATATGTTTGTGAAAAGGAAAGTTGTGGGAAACCATTCTATGAAGATAATGCGTTAGTGGAACGCCTATCAAAGGCAGTCTGTGGAATTTAACCAGGAATAGAGTTCATGAAATGACAAAAGAGGAAAGAGAATTGTTTGATAAGTTAGTACAAGAAGAAGCTGAATTAAATGGTGAAAGTAAAAGAGTTATATGTAAAGTCTTTAACCAACTCTTTGTAAATCTTTCGGACTGCAAATGATTTTACGCTTCTAATGTTCTTAGTGATGATAAAATTGAGGAAAATTCGGGAATATTGATGGCTGAAAGGTAGGGAAAATCTAAAATTTATATAGATACTAAACTTGCTAGTTCTACTATTAGCGTTGCACTTAGTGTAGCAGAAGGAGGTGGGGTGGGAGCTATTCAAGCTTTTATTGTAAGTAAGGATAAAAAAGCCCAAAGGGTCTTCACAAAAAAGTCGTTAGCCGATTGAAAGCGTGGGGAGCTAGTAAAATATTTAGGCATCAGGAGCGGCAGTGGCGATTGCTATGGTTTATTCAAACAAAGGTGGAGCGTTTGTTAAACAAATTGACAAAAGGGACAAACATCCTAATAATAGATGGATAGACATGGATTTTAGGGGTGCTATCATGAAATTACTGACTACAATTATTTATGTATTTTTGGTGTTATACTTAGTTAATTTACTTGAAATTGAAAAAGATTGGCTTTATTTAGTAACTGTAGGGTCTATTGTAGTTTTTGGCGTATTATTCATTGTGCACTTATTTGATAAAAATAAATCTAGCAAGCACTAGTTGGTGGTCCATAAATTTGATCACTTTTTTCTGAGAATGCTAATATAATGTTTTGAATATTATATTATGATTGAGGGATAAAGAGATTGTGTTAACTGGGCCTTTTAGTGAAAGAGGAAGTAGAAAAATGATAAAAAATTAGCTATTAGGAGTGATACGGTTGGGTAAGAAGGCATTTCATATATATAACTTTATTATTTTACTTTTATTAATGTCATTTAATGTATTAGCCTCGTTTGGGGCTGGAATGAGTGAAGGTGGAATACATTCCTATATGTATTTTGCAATGGTGCTTTCGTTTGTTATCTGGGGTATTTTTTATTTCATTCAATTTGTACGCCCCACGAAGGCTTGGAGAATTTTTGGGTTCCTCTTTATGGTGTATTTTTATTCTTTTGGGAGACAGGTCTCGGCTCAGAGGTTGGGCTAATGATTGTTGAATAGATTTTCTAATTTAAAAACTTTACGAGTGTGTTAGTTTAACAAGCTATTTGGTTAATAAAAGGGACAAAGCTGATCTGCGCCCTACGATAAATCCATCATCGGTTCGTTGCCTCACTGTGGTTCCCTTTATCTCGGTTGATTCGTTCCATTCGCTACGTTGCTTAACGGGCGCTTATGCCTTTGTTTGGTGAAGTATATTTTCTATACAGCGATTCAATAAGGCGTCATTTGCTTATCCAGCAAAATACTAATTGATTTTGCTAAAATGTTCTGATGTTTTTGTGAAAGTGACCAAACAGCGTAACCATGCTCTAAGTCTAAGCTTATATATTTTTTCTCTAAATCCAGTTTGATTTGTTTCTTTAATGCTCCTTTTTGCGTATTGGTTCTCAGGTAATTTTTCCCCAACCACTTCTACTACTCATTGTTGCACCGCACCTTATTTAACGTATTTTCCAATAGCTCATTAACAAAGCTTTTGCTTAAATTTCTTTTGCTGTGTTCATAGAACTACCTCTTCCTACTTTTGAATGACATAAAGATATTGTAAAAATTATCAATTACAGTTATAATTTGGTTTAACAATTATTGTTAACTTATTCAAAATATTGGTTTGATCCAAAAAATGAAGGTTTCTATCATACACTAAACAATATACTGGTTTTAAGACGGATTATACGCTTTCACCACCTGCATGGTAATTAGCTAATTCCTGATTGAGTTCTGAGCCTATTCATCGTACAAAGAGAAAATGGGTATATGTCCTTCATTACGTTACTTGTTTTTTTAAGTTATCGGGTCAACTTTAATTTACTCCATACCAATAGAGGCTTCCGGCAAGTGGGTGGCTTCCAAATTAAGTCAAACTGTAAGTATTTCTTTACATCGCCATACATAATCAGATCCATATCTTTTTCGTTGCCGTACACTTCTACGAGATTTCCTATGTTTTAGATATTACTCTCACCAGCTTTGCTTCGTTCTAAATCAGTGGAATTTTGAGAAGTTAACAGTGAGCTTTATACAGGTATAACGCTGCTTTTTTTTGTTGTAAGCAGTGGTTCTTTTAGAAGAGGTGGTGAATATGTCCAAAACTGCTACAGCTCTTCACTGCAGAATGGGCTTTAGACCAACTGAACAAATCATTGCTTGTTTAATAAGGAGCTCTTGTTTTTGATGGGGAGGTATGCCAAATCAAATGGTATTCGGGATTTCCAATTCCTGATGGAAAAACTTTCGCCAGTTGTAATCCATCTTCAAAGAGGCGACATCCAAATTAGATTACATATTTTAAATTTCTATCACATAATCTGCAAATGATTGGTTCTGATCTAGTAATGTCTTTTGTACGTCTTTTTCCTCTTGTTTAACATCGTCTAACTTTGCAGCAATTATTTAAAGATTTAAGTAGTTAAGAACACACGAATTATGACTGGCTGCTATCCAGTAAGTTATCACGTCAAAGTTTCTGTGTGTCATTGAATTTTTAATTTTCATTGATGCAAGCGGTTTAAGGTAATTCATAAATTGATTCACGGTGAAAGCCAATGAAAAGTGTGCCAGAATCATAGTACGACGAATAACTTGTTAAAAAGTTTAAAATTTGGATTGGTTTCATTCTTATGGGCCGTTCGTCTTTTATTTATGCGATATTGTTATTTAACTTCACTATAAAGGAACGCTTTTGTACGATCTAAATATTATTATTGTGGATGGAAATGCAGATAATAATTTAGAAAAGTTATTATAATTCACGAAAAACGACGAAGCTATACTGACATTATAAATTATGAACGTTCAATTTGATAAAAGAGTGTACTAGAATTAATAGTCTTATTAATATGACGGGGAGAAGGATACACTTGAACAAACATAATTTTTTGAAATTGCTTAAAAATAAACTGAAATATATGTCTGAAAAAGAAAAAAAACATATTGTAGATGAATATAGTATGCGTTTTGTTGATGGAGGTAATGAGAATAAAAGTGAGGAGGAAATAAGTAGAGAGTTAGGAAAACCCGAAAAGATTGCTAAAGAATTAAGCACTGTTTATGCTATAAATAAAGTAGAAGAGAAAAAAAATATAAAAAGTATGTTTACAGCACTGTTGTCAATGATAGGATTGAGTGTAGCGAATTGCATCATTACTATAGTGAGTTTATTTATTTTGTTATTATGTATGCCATTTATATTAGCTTATATAATTGGTGTACCAATTATGATTCTATCTCCAGTTATCTTAATTGTAATAGGATTTGTTAATGGATTTCATACAATTGGAGTGGACGATGTATTTCAGGTTGTAAAAGGTTTTATTTTAGGTTCATTATTAGCAATACTGGGCTATTATATTGGAAAATCGGTTAGGGAATCTGTTGTTAGATTATTTATTAAACACTGGAAATGGAACATATCTATTTTTAAGGGGGAGAAACTAATATGAAAAGAATCTTTTATAGCTTTTTAATTGTTTTGTTATTGAGTGCATGTTCCCCCGAAGAAGACATAGACGTTTCAGAAGAAGATGGCACTCCTCTTATAAAGGACGTGAAAATTCCTAATACTATTTTCACCTCTGAAAAAAATAATCGTGTTATTGACGAAGAAGAAATGAAACAAAGCATAAAAGTATATTTAGACAGCAGTGAAGAATTAGATAATGCCAGTTATCCATTTGAAGAGTTCCTATGGGATGAAGATCAGGAATTACATAAAAGTGAATTGGATAAATTGAACAGAATTAACAAGCTTGTAAAAGAAAATGATGAGAATTTCTCTAATTATATCTCAAATAATACCTTGCCTGAAGGTTATCAAGAAGAGTCTGAAAGAATTAGTCGTTATATTACAGCTTCAAATGAGTTTATACACGAATTAAATGAAACAATCGATAATATAGTAGATGAAGCAAGTGACGGGAGTTTCCCTGATATAGACATGAAATCGATAAAAGATAAAACTCGTGTGGTGAATGGAAGAGAGCAGGGAAAAATAGAAGAATTTCTTGATAAGGAGAATATTGACACAAAAGCATTTGGCCGGGGAGATTAAAAATAAAGAAAAGGTTAAACGATTGAACTGTGTAAAATAGACATTCATTACATACTAAGATTTGTGGGTAAAGTCATCGCCGAATTATTTTTACCCACTATTTTTCTTTTTTGGGGACTGGAACATAACTAGTCAAAAATAACGAAAAAAGGTTATGAGAGAGCGTAAAAAATCTTTCCAATAAAATTGAACACCTCCTTATTGGAATGATATCCATTTACGCTCGTTAGTTCCATGTACGAATCCTCTTTGAATAAACCTAAATATGTTCTTACTCCAATCATTTTTAAACTTAAACATGTGAAAAATTTTGTCGCACACAAGCGTTTAACATAAATATTTATAGCCCTGCTTACTTTTTAGAAAAAAGGGCTGAGTTTAATTCACGCCTAAAAGTAATAACGATGCTTTATTATTTTCTTTGACGTAAATAATTCGTATTAAAACTGTGCACACGATTGTTTTCAAACATACTCGTTGCAATAACCAGTTTTGATTCGAGCGTGGAAATCGGACTGTTAGATTATCATGTTACTTATGGTGTTCCAAGGTAGCCTTTTTAGATATAGCGATTCCAAAACTTATTGACTGTCTGGTAAAGTAAAAACAACGAGGTAACTATTTTTCTAGTTACCTCGTTTTCAATTCATCTATTCATCTGCTTATTCTTCCGCTTCAGGTATGCTATCTCCACCTTTATATTTAGGTTTTTTCAGATGGAACATAATTTTTATCGTAAATACAACCAAGATGATCACACCTATGAGAAAGATTGTATCTGGTACGGCACGCCATAATAATAGATCTTGAATAATATCTTGTTGTAGAAACTCACTTGTTCGTGATGCCCAATACCCATTATCGAAGGCTTCCTTCAATTGGATAAATCTAATTGGTGTTAAGGAAACAAATACCATCCCAAATAATCCGATATTTAATAGCCAGAATGACCATTTCAACCACGTATCATTCCATTTCTCAGGTTTAACCACATTTCGCAGTGAGTAGATAAGTACAGCTATTGCAAACATTCCATAAACACCCATCATTGCTGCATGACCATGTGCAGGTGTTAACTGCTGACCATGTTCAAAGTAGTTTACTGCTCGGTTCCATCCCCATTACTGCTGTAGGTTACGGAGCCATCTACTAAGCGACTACCTGCAAGTTGGATCACATCTTCTGGATAGTTGACGCTTGTTTCATCGTCAGGGTTAAGTGGTGTACCAGCTGGAATATGTCGAACATTCAATTCATCTACATCCTTTATTTCTCCAAGCTGAAGCCAAACTCGAGCGTATTCCATTTCCTCAGTAGAATAATTGGATAATGCATTCTCTTCTCTACTTTCAGGCTCATCTGTTGAGTCAGTGCCATTATTAGACTGGTTAGTAGTTGTGCTTCCTGCTGTTCCAGTTGATTCCGCTTCATCTTCTGCTTCGTTGTCTAGATCGTTCTTTTCTGTCTATTTCGTTTCTTTCTCAGATGCTAAACTAGTGTCATTATCTGAGGAATCCGTTTCTGATTTTTCCTTATCATCACTTGCACATCCCATGAGCAATAGAACGAGCAATAGTATAACAACGTTATAATAAAAAACCTTTCTTCGTTTCTTCATTGAATCATTCCTTTTCTTTAATTATAACGTATCATATTGAAAAGGTACGTTATGTAAACATTAAAAGTACATTGTCTTCTCCTTGAATCTCTAAAAATAGGTTCGTTATAGTACAGTACCTATAATCGTAGACATAGAGTTACAACTTCATTCTCTATTTTAAGTTGAAACGCATTAGGATTTAACTAAGTAAAGGCACAACGTTAATTATTGGTTCCTCGTAAGGGTGAATACTTTTAATAATCGTTTTTACTTCCTCTATATTTTCAAATGGAGTTTTAAATTCCATTTTACATTTTGAACCGTTTGCTATATTTCCTGTTTTACCTTCAAATGGGTTAGATGCTTCTAAAGGTCTCCAATATCCTTTCGTCTCACTGTACGAAACAACATGATCGTAGTCCCCAACTGTTATATATCCGTACTTGTTCCATTCGTTACGTAAAGGAACGATGTAATCTTCCGGTAAAAGCACCTCAAATTTTACATACTCAAATTTCATTTTTTGATCTTCCCTTTTGTAGAAAATCTACCAATAACCCTACTTATCTAGTTTCTAAGATATCATACATGCATGTCTTACTAATGAACATATAACTCTTTTTACTATCAAGGGAAAGTTCCGCTAGTTATCCCCACCACATAGCTAATACAAACATGGACCAACAAGAGATAAAAAAACCAGTTATAAAAATAGACCATGCATATCTAGAAGAAATAGTTTTACTTAGTATTTTCTTTTTAGCTGCAATGTAAACAAATAGCAATGAGATTAAAAACATACTAATACTGGTTATAGTGGAAGCTGTTAAATAATATATAGGGTAAATAGCAGTGTACACTTTTTCATTTAAAAAATATGCTAAATCTTGACCGTATAAGCCTAATAGAATACCAATAAAAAAACAAACAAAGATGAGAAAATGAAACATTAGTTTTTGTTTTTGTCTTCTAGCCAAATTTATTTTTACCTCCCAACCAAGAGCTCTATTTACTCTAAATAAAATTATGCGATTACGCAATTTGTAGCGGGATTAATTCCTTTTCATTGTAACCCAAATCTGTGACACTTTAAATAGTAAATATTCCATAATTTGGATTAAATAATTACTGTACTTTAGCCAATTTAGTTGGTTTATTTTATAATTAAAAAATAGCCAGGATACAGCGTAATATTATTGGATTTGAAAAAAGTATGATTATCATTTGGATTAGTTTTTTAATAGTTATTTTGGTTACATTTTCTGGTGGAACAGACAAAGAGGCAAAGATCGAGCATGAAGTAGAGTCGTAATAATAAGGAAATGAAAATGGGTTCTTTGTCAAATGTGGTGGTGGAAATTACTCTCCACCATCTCTTTTTAGTTAGTGTTAAATTAATTTGTTAACCTCTTGTTGCCATAGTATTTTATTCTTTAATCTTGAAAAATTTTTAATGCCATAGGACTTACGTTTTAACACCTTTATCTTGTTGTTTATCCCTTCTATATATCCATTGTTAAAAGGATACATAAATGATTGGAGGATTTCTGTCTTCCATCGCTGAAACGTATGATAAACACGTTGAAATGAATCCATACCTGATTCTTTTAATGTCTGCATACATGCTTCTAATCCAGCTTTAGCTGTATCCTTATCGCTTTCCTTAAACCATTGATCTAACTTATTCTTAAGTGCATAGGCTTTTTGTAATCTGGGATCAATATCAAGAAGCTTTTGTACCTTTTCTGACTCTTCTTCATCCAGTTTATATACCGATTTCCATAACAGTTTTTTACTACGTTTCATCTGGATACGTGGCTTTTTATCCAAATCCCTCTGAACTTCTCGGCGTACTTCATCCAGTGCCCAATATACTTGCCTCATATAGTGAAATCGATCGGCAATAATCAATGGATTGCCTAATGCTTTTTGTACAGCTTGTTTAAAGGATTTTGACAAATCCATAACGACGATTTGGACTTTACTCGTATCAC
This genomic interval from Virgibacillus pantothenticus contains the following:
- a CDS encoding HAAS signaling domain-containing protein; this translates as MTGRRIHLNKHNFLKLLKNKLKYMSEKEKKHIVDEYSMRFVDGGNENKSEEEISRELGKPEKIAKELSTVYAINKVEEKKNIKSMFTALLSMIGLSVANCIITIVSLFILLLCMPFILAYIIGVPIMILSPVILIVIGFVNGFHTIGVDDVFQVVKGFILGSLLAILGYYIGKSVRESVVRLFIKHWKWNISIFKGEKLI
- a CDS encoding NDxxF motif lipoprotein, with translation MKRIFYSFLIVLLLSACSPEEDIDVSEEDGTPLIKDVKIPNTIFTSEKNNRVIDEEEMKQSIKVYLDSSEELDNASYPFEEFLWDEDQELHKSELDKLNRINKLVKENDENFSNYISNNTLPEGYQEESERISRYITASNEFIHELNETIDNIVDEASDGSFPDIDMKSIKDKTRVVNGREQGKIEEFLDKENIDTKAFGRGD
- a CDS encoding cytochrome c biogenesis protein; this translates as MKFEYVKFEVLLPEDYIVPLRNEWNKYGYITVGDYDHVVSYSETKGYWRPLEASNPFEGKTGNIANGSKCKMEFKTPFENIEEVKTIIKSIHPYEEPIINVVPLLS
- a CDS encoding ISL3 family transposase encodes the protein MQYHLIIDLLGIKDKQVEVWDIKEEPATWLVELYTKVKKQTCPSCKAKTKRVHSYRKQLIQGSNLSHTSVKISLRKRRYLCTHCHHTFYEHLQMVDRYQRCTNSLQMSARTYSAIGSFTDAARLSGMTTNRLIRLFDRHPLQTKKVLPRAIAIDEFKGDAGGERFQTVIADVENKEIIDILPDRKVDTIKEYLQSRDTSKVQIVVMDLSKSFKQAVQKALGNPLIIADRFHYMRQVYWALDEVRREVQRDLDKKPRIQMKRSKKLLWKSVYKLDEEESEKVQKLLDIDPRLQKAYALKNKLDQWFKESDKDTAKAGLEACMQTLKESGMDSFQRVYHTFQRWKTEILQSFMYPFNNGYIEGINNKIKVLKRKSYGIKNFSRLKNKILWQQEVNKLI